In Scleropages formosus chromosome 10, fSclFor1.1, whole genome shotgun sequence, a single genomic region encodes these proteins:
- the wrnip1 gene encoding ATPase WRNIP1 isoform X3 yields MALKAGSVSASRTVTVQCPVCSGDFGVSDINAHLDVCLLGGGRRSGAPATQPQDDTRTESKPPCKKARVSGESSSGRASESGTCPAPVFTMFHRTKLSEQERAPPHFPAKRTPPEEPDPGVTGASDQAGPPTKSLRALLDCGKPLAEVLRPSSLDEYFGQSRVLGEQSLLRTLLHAHDVPSLILWGPPGCGKTTLAHIIARNSKKNGTTRFVTLSATSTSTSEVREVIKQAQNELRLCKRKTILFIDEIHRFNKSQQDTFLPHVECGTVTLIGATTENPSFQVNAALLSRCRVLVLERLSVEAMGAVLRRAVAALGLSVLGVQETDRQNYDAGSTARTVESEPKVYIEQKALDTIAHLCDGDARAGLNGLQLAIQARISATKLARPGADGKTKDILVQEEHVKEGLQRSHILYDKAGEEHYNCISALHKSMRGSHENAALYWLGRMLEGGEDPLYVARRLAWLTQVPSPRRFRHSRHATLLACQSVR; encoded by the exons ATGGCGCTTAAGGCGGGAAGCGTTTCGGCTTCTCGTACCGTAACCGTTCAGTGTCCCGTTTGCTCGGGCGATTTTGGTGTTTCGGACATCAACGCTCACCTGGACGTGTGCCTGCTCGGCGGTGGCCGAAGGAGCGGAGCGCCGGCTACTCAGCCTCAGGACGACACCAGAACTGAGAGCAAACCGCCCTGCAAGAAAGCCCGAGTTTCGGGCGAAAGTTCAAGTGGCCGTGCCTCGGAGAGCGGGACTTGTCCGGCGCCTGTGTTCACCATGTTTCACCGCACCAAGCTGTCCGAGCAGGAGCGCGCGCCACCACACTTCCCCGCGAAGCGGACCCCGCCGGAGGAGCCGGATCCCGGGGTGACCGGAGCGTCCGACCAGGCCGGGCCGCCCACGAAGTCTCTCCGCGCTCTGCTGGACTGCGGCAAGCCGCTAGCGGAGGTCCTGCGGCCGAGCTCGCTGGATGAGTACTTCGGCCAGAGCCGCGTGCTGGGCGAGCAGAGCCTTCTCCGCACGCTACTGCACGCGCACGACGTACCATCGCTCATCCTGTGGGGGCCGCCTGGCTGCGGCAAG ACAACCCTAGCCCACATTATTGCCAGGAACAGTAAGAAGAATGGCACCACGCGCTTTGTCACGCTCTCTGCCACCAGTACTTCCACCAGCGAAGTGCGAGAGGTTATCAAACAGGCCCAGAATGAGCTGCGGCTTTGCAAGAGGAAGACCATCCTCTTCATTGACGAGATCCATCGCTTTAACAAGTCTCAACAG GATACTTTCCTCCCTCACGTGGAGTGCGGCACAGTCACTTTGATCGGCGCCACCACAGAGAACCCTTCGTTCCAGGTGAATGCGGCGCTGCTGAGCCGCTGCCGAGTCCTGGTGTTGGAGCGACTTTCCGTGGAGGCGATGGGCGCGGTGCTGAGGCGGGCCGTGGCCGCCCTGGGACTGAGCGTGCTGGGAGTGCAAGAGACAGATAGGCAGAACTACGATGCAGGGTCCACGGCTCGAACTGTTGAGTCTGA ACCTAAGGTGTACATTGAACAGAAGGCCTTGGATACCATCGCCCACCTGTGTGATGGAGACGCCCGTGCAGGCCTCAATGGGCTCCAGCTGGCCATTCAGGCCAGGATCAGCGCTACCAAGCTGGCAAGGCCAGGAGCGGATGGCAAGACCAAGGATATCCTGGTGCAGGAGGAGCACGTCAAAGAGGGGCTGCAAAGGTCCCACATACTCTATGACAAAGCAG GTGAAGAACACTACAACTGCATTTCGGCTCTGCACAAGTCTATGAGGGGCTCCCACGAAAACGCTGCCCTGTACTGGCTGGGCCGCAtgctggagggaggggaggaCCCCTTGTATGTGGCCAGGAGGCTG GCCTGGCTGACCCAAGTGCCCTCCCCCAGGCGGTTTCGGCATTCCAGGCATGCCACTTTATTGGCATGCCAGAGTGTGAG GTGA
- the wrnip1 gene encoding ATPase WRNIP1 isoform X1: protein MALKAGSVSASRTVTVQCPVCSGDFGVSDINAHLDVCLLGGGRRSGAPATQPQDDTRTESKPPCKKARVSGESSSGRASESGTCPAPVFTMFHRTKLSEQERAPPHFPAKRTPPEEPDPGVTGASDQAGPPTKSLRALLDCGKPLAEVLRPSSLDEYFGQSRVLGEQSLLRTLLHAHDVPSLILWGPPGCGKTTLAHIIARNSKKNGTTRFVTLSATSTSTSEVREVIKQAQNELRLCKRKTILFIDEIHRFNKSQQDTFLPHVECGTVTLIGATTENPSFQVNAALLSRCRVLVLERLSVEAMGAVLRRAVAALGLSVLGVQETDRQNYDAGSTARTVESEPKVYIEQKALDTIAHLCDGDARAGLNGLQLAIQARISATKLARPGADGKTKDILVQEEHVKEGLQRSHILYDKAGEEHYNCISALHKSMRGSHENAALYWLGRMLEGGEDPLYVARRLVRFASEDVGLADPSALPQAVSAFQACHFIGMPECEVILAQCVVYLARAPKSVEVYMAYNNVKSCLRNHQGPLPPVPLHLRNAPTRLMKELGYAKGYKYNPAFREPVQQDYLPEELKGMNFFTWKPSASKSGP from the exons ATGGCGCTTAAGGCGGGAAGCGTTTCGGCTTCTCGTACCGTAACCGTTCAGTGTCCCGTTTGCTCGGGCGATTTTGGTGTTTCGGACATCAACGCTCACCTGGACGTGTGCCTGCTCGGCGGTGGCCGAAGGAGCGGAGCGCCGGCTACTCAGCCTCAGGACGACACCAGAACTGAGAGCAAACCGCCCTGCAAGAAAGCCCGAGTTTCGGGCGAAAGTTCAAGTGGCCGTGCCTCGGAGAGCGGGACTTGTCCGGCGCCTGTGTTCACCATGTTTCACCGCACCAAGCTGTCCGAGCAGGAGCGCGCGCCACCACACTTCCCCGCGAAGCGGACCCCGCCGGAGGAGCCGGATCCCGGGGTGACCGGAGCGTCCGACCAGGCCGGGCCGCCCACGAAGTCTCTCCGCGCTCTGCTGGACTGCGGCAAGCCGCTAGCGGAGGTCCTGCGGCCGAGCTCGCTGGATGAGTACTTCGGCCAGAGCCGCGTGCTGGGCGAGCAGAGCCTTCTCCGCACGCTACTGCACGCGCACGACGTACCATCGCTCATCCTGTGGGGGCCGCCTGGCTGCGGCAAG ACAACCCTAGCCCACATTATTGCCAGGAACAGTAAGAAGAATGGCACCACGCGCTTTGTCACGCTCTCTGCCACCAGTACTTCCACCAGCGAAGTGCGAGAGGTTATCAAACAGGCCCAGAATGAGCTGCGGCTTTGCAAGAGGAAGACCATCCTCTTCATTGACGAGATCCATCGCTTTAACAAGTCTCAACAG GATACTTTCCTCCCTCACGTGGAGTGCGGCACAGTCACTTTGATCGGCGCCACCACAGAGAACCCTTCGTTCCAGGTGAATGCGGCGCTGCTGAGCCGCTGCCGAGTCCTGGTGTTGGAGCGACTTTCCGTGGAGGCGATGGGCGCGGTGCTGAGGCGGGCCGTGGCCGCCCTGGGACTGAGCGTGCTGGGAGTGCAAGAGACAGATAGGCAGAACTACGATGCAGGGTCCACGGCTCGAACTGTTGAGTCTGA ACCTAAGGTGTACATTGAACAGAAGGCCTTGGATACCATCGCCCACCTGTGTGATGGAGACGCCCGTGCAGGCCTCAATGGGCTCCAGCTGGCCATTCAGGCCAGGATCAGCGCTACCAAGCTGGCAAGGCCAGGAGCGGATGGCAAGACCAAGGATATCCTGGTGCAGGAGGAGCACGTCAAAGAGGGGCTGCAAAGGTCCCACATACTCTATGACAAAGCAG GTGAAGAACACTACAACTGCATTTCGGCTCTGCACAAGTCTATGAGGGGCTCCCACGAAAACGCTGCCCTGTACTGGCTGGGCCGCAtgctggagggaggggaggaCCCCTTGTATGTGGCCAGGAGGCTGGTGAGGTTCGCCAGCGAGGACGTGG GCCTGGCTGACCCAAGTGCCCTCCCCCAGGCGGTTTCGGCATTCCAGGCATGCCACTTTATTGGCATGCCAGAGTGTGAG GTGATCCTGGCGCAGTGTGTGGTGTACCTGGCCCGAGCACCCAAGTCAGTGGAGGTGTACATGGCCTATAACAATGTGAAGAGCTGCCTGAGGAACCATCAGGGACCCCTGCCGCCAGTGCCCCTGCACCTCCGCAACGCCCCCACTAGGCTGATGAAGGAGTTGGGATACGCCAAGGGCTATAAGTACAATCCAGCATTCCGTGAGCCCGTGCAACAGGACTACCTGCCAGAGGAGCTGAAGGGGATGAACTTTTTTACCTGGAAACCCTCTGCCTCCAAATCAGGGCCCTGA
- the wrnip1 gene encoding ATPase WRNIP1 isoform X2: MALKAGSVSASRTVTVQCPVCSGDFGVSDINAHLDVCLLGGGRRSGAPATQPQDDTRTESKPPCKKARVSGESSSGRASESGTCPAPVFTMFHRTKLSEQERAPPHFPAKRTPPEEPDPGVTGASDQAGPPTKSLRALLDCGKPLAEVLRPSSLDEYFGQSRVLGEQSLLRTLLHAHDVPSLILWGPPGCGKTTLAHIIARNSKKNGTTRFVTLSATSTSTSEVREVIKQAQNELRLCKRKTILFIDEIHRFNKSQQDTFLPHVECGTVTLIGATTENPSFQVNAALLSRCRVLVLERLSVEAMGAVLRRAVAALGLSVLGVQETDRQNYDAGSTARTVESEPKVYIEQKALDTIAHLCDGDARAGLNGLQLAIQARISATKLARPGADGKTKDILVQEEHVKEGLQRSHILYDKAGEEHYNCISALHKSMRGSHENAALYWLGRMLEGGEDPLYVARRLVRFASEDVGDPGAVCGVPGPSTQVSGGVHGL; this comes from the exons ATGGCGCTTAAGGCGGGAAGCGTTTCGGCTTCTCGTACCGTAACCGTTCAGTGTCCCGTTTGCTCGGGCGATTTTGGTGTTTCGGACATCAACGCTCACCTGGACGTGTGCCTGCTCGGCGGTGGCCGAAGGAGCGGAGCGCCGGCTACTCAGCCTCAGGACGACACCAGAACTGAGAGCAAACCGCCCTGCAAGAAAGCCCGAGTTTCGGGCGAAAGTTCAAGTGGCCGTGCCTCGGAGAGCGGGACTTGTCCGGCGCCTGTGTTCACCATGTTTCACCGCACCAAGCTGTCCGAGCAGGAGCGCGCGCCACCACACTTCCCCGCGAAGCGGACCCCGCCGGAGGAGCCGGATCCCGGGGTGACCGGAGCGTCCGACCAGGCCGGGCCGCCCACGAAGTCTCTCCGCGCTCTGCTGGACTGCGGCAAGCCGCTAGCGGAGGTCCTGCGGCCGAGCTCGCTGGATGAGTACTTCGGCCAGAGCCGCGTGCTGGGCGAGCAGAGCCTTCTCCGCACGCTACTGCACGCGCACGACGTACCATCGCTCATCCTGTGGGGGCCGCCTGGCTGCGGCAAG ACAACCCTAGCCCACATTATTGCCAGGAACAGTAAGAAGAATGGCACCACGCGCTTTGTCACGCTCTCTGCCACCAGTACTTCCACCAGCGAAGTGCGAGAGGTTATCAAACAGGCCCAGAATGAGCTGCGGCTTTGCAAGAGGAAGACCATCCTCTTCATTGACGAGATCCATCGCTTTAACAAGTCTCAACAG GATACTTTCCTCCCTCACGTGGAGTGCGGCACAGTCACTTTGATCGGCGCCACCACAGAGAACCCTTCGTTCCAGGTGAATGCGGCGCTGCTGAGCCGCTGCCGAGTCCTGGTGTTGGAGCGACTTTCCGTGGAGGCGATGGGCGCGGTGCTGAGGCGGGCCGTGGCCGCCCTGGGACTGAGCGTGCTGGGAGTGCAAGAGACAGATAGGCAGAACTACGATGCAGGGTCCACGGCTCGAACTGTTGAGTCTGA ACCTAAGGTGTACATTGAACAGAAGGCCTTGGATACCATCGCCCACCTGTGTGATGGAGACGCCCGTGCAGGCCTCAATGGGCTCCAGCTGGCCATTCAGGCCAGGATCAGCGCTACCAAGCTGGCAAGGCCAGGAGCGGATGGCAAGACCAAGGATATCCTGGTGCAGGAGGAGCACGTCAAAGAGGGGCTGCAAAGGTCCCACATACTCTATGACAAAGCAG GTGAAGAACACTACAACTGCATTTCGGCTCTGCACAAGTCTATGAGGGGCTCCCACGAAAACGCTGCCCTGTACTGGCTGGGCCGCAtgctggagggaggggaggaCCCCTTGTATGTGGCCAGGAGGCTGGTGAGGTTCGCCAGCGAGGACGTGG GTGATCCTGGCGCAGTGTGTGGTGTACCTGGCCCGAGCACCCAAGTCAGTGGAGGTGTACATGGCCTATAA